The following coding sequences lie in one Deltaproteobacteria bacterium genomic window:
- a CDS encoding VOC family protein: MAKTKSSAPKLGYVIVYVPDVGATLEFYERAFGVERRFLHESGQYGELATGSTALAFADEDLTTTGHVFERNRPAAKAAGAEVAFVVDDVAAAFARAVAAGASAMAQPSEKPWGQTLAYVRDLNGFLVELCTEVTA; the protein is encoded by the coding sequence ATGGCGAAGACCAAGAGCAGCGCGCCGAAGCTCGGCTACGTGATCGTGTATGTGCCCGATGTCGGGGCGACGCTCGAGTTCTACGAGCGCGCCTTCGGCGTCGAGCGCCGATTCCTGCACGAGTCCGGCCAGTACGGCGAGCTCGCGACCGGTAGCACCGCGCTCGCGTTCGCCGATGAGGACCTCACGACGACCGGTCACGTGTTCGAGCGCAATCGACCCGCAGCCAAGGCCGCAGGGGCGGAAGTCGCGTTCGTCGTGGACGATGTCGCGGCCGCGTTCGCCCGCGCGGTCGCGGCCGGGGCCAGCGCAATGGCCCAGCCGAGCGAGAAGCCGTGGGGCCAGACCCTCGCGTACGTCCGCGATCTCAACGGCTTCCTCGTCGAGCTGTGCACCGAAGTGACCGCATGA
- a CDS encoding AraC family transcriptional regulator yields the protein MTDAAPEFHERVGRHPAVAAAWQFDATTARSSIVAADGCFDFIVVHDDTRGRCSGYVYTPVTAAHVVASAARTRLVGVRLQPGYGAALRECGPELVRRVAADGPSSVDALEALVVDTLDAVTPPELVHDFVALARASRGEHRLTACGTGSAARELQRACQRWLGLPPKVFLRIERVWAARRKIREGHPLAAVAAELGYADQAHLSREVKQLLGVTPRALRPVGILQARSVGRE from the coding sequence GTGACCGACGCGGCGCCGGAGTTCCACGAGCGGGTGGGCCGCCACCCGGCGGTGGCGGCTGCGTGGCAGTTCGATGCGACCACCGCGAGATCGTCGATCGTCGCGGCCGATGGCTGCTTCGACTTCATCGTGGTGCACGACGACACGCGCGGGCGCTGCTCGGGCTACGTCTACACGCCCGTCACGGCCGCGCACGTGGTCGCGTCGGCGGCCCGGACGCGATTGGTCGGCGTCCGCCTGCAGCCGGGCTACGGTGCAGCGCTGCGCGAGTGCGGGCCCGAGCTCGTGCGACGCGTCGCCGCCGATGGGCCGAGCTCGGTCGACGCGCTCGAGGCCTTGGTGGTCGACACGCTCGATGCGGTCACGCCACCCGAGCTCGTCCACGACTTCGTCGCGCTCGCACGGGCATCACGGGGCGAGCATCGTCTGACCGCTTGCGGCACCGGGAGCGCCGCGCGCGAGCTGCAGCGCGCCTGCCAGCGGTGGCTCGGCTTGCCGCCGAAGGTGTTCCTGCGGATCGAGCGGGTGTGGGCCGCGCGTCGCAAGATCCGCGAGGGCCATCCGCTCGCGGCGGTCGCAGCCGAGCTCGGCTACGCCGATCAGGCCCACCTGTCGCGCGAGGTGAAGCAGCTGCTCGGCGTCACCCCACGCGCGCTGCGGCCTGTCGGAATTCTTCAAGCTCGAAGCGTCGGGCGCGAGTAG
- a CDS encoding sterol desaturase family protein, which yields MLVRILGIQDDPTAIFLALVCGGLFTYFACSGLAYLVFFRWGAARFHPNEVGDPAQDRRARRWGTASIVGNAALAVPFHWLLSHGAGQLYWDVDEHGWGWLFASIALYLVVTETLVYWVHRALHGDLLYRTLHRHHHGFRVSNPWVSTAFHPLDSFAQALPHHLCAFLFPLHALVYLTMLAFVTMWAVSIHDRISWARCKLINYTGHHTLHHWYYHCNFGQFTTIWDRLAGTYRDPERYDATIPAGVLVRGQDCRERHGRTGASNAPPNDSSRRSAVLATAASSNSAINATRPSASSGSTSARSRRGSVVPMSMPARPPNRPPNATPTSAPIQGDTPDSRMNANGNIVSRPPSTAMPRPPHSAPSRARVCDTGSLPSISRR from the coding sequence ATGCTCGTACGAATCCTCGGAATCCAAGACGACCCCACGGCGATCTTCCTCGCGCTGGTGTGCGGGGGATTGTTCACCTACTTCGCGTGTTCGGGCCTGGCGTACCTGGTGTTCTTCCGCTGGGGCGCGGCGCGATTCCATCCGAACGAGGTCGGCGACCCCGCGCAGGATCGTCGCGCGCGTCGCTGGGGCACCGCGTCGATCGTCGGCAACGCCGCGCTCGCGGTACCCTTCCACTGGCTGCTCTCCCACGGTGCAGGGCAGCTGTACTGGGACGTCGACGAGCACGGCTGGGGGTGGCTGTTCGCCAGCATCGCGCTCTATCTCGTCGTCACCGAGACGCTGGTCTACTGGGTGCATCGCGCCCTCCACGGCGACCTGCTGTATCGCACGCTGCACCGTCATCATCACGGCTTCCGCGTGAGTAACCCGTGGGTGAGCACCGCGTTTCATCCGCTGGATTCGTTTGCACAGGCGCTGCCTCATCACCTGTGCGCCTTCTTGTTCCCGCTGCACGCGCTGGTCTACCTCACGATGCTCGCGTTCGTGACGATGTGGGCAGTGTCGATCCACGATCGCATCTCGTGGGCGCGCTGCAAGCTCATCAACTACACCGGACATCACACGCTGCATCATTGGTACTACCACTGCAACTTCGGCCAGTTCACCACCATCTGGGATCGCCTCGCGGGCACGTACCGCGACCCCGAGCGGTACGATGCGACGATTCCCGCGGGGGTGTTGGTGCGTGGCCAGGATTGTCGCGAGCGTCACGGCCGTACGGGCGCCAGCAATGCACCGCCGAACGACAGCAGCCGCCGCTCGGCGGTCTTGGCCACCGCCGCGTCCTCGAACTCGGCGATCAACGCCACGCGACCGTCGGCCAGCAGCGGATCGACCTCTGCGAGATCGCGACGGGGATCGGTCGTGCCGATGAGCATGCCGGCGAGGCCGCCGAACAGGCCACCGAATGCCACGCCGACGAGCGCGCCGATCCAAGGCGACACTCCGGACTCCCGGATGAACGCGAACGGCAACATCGTGAGCAGGCCGCCGAGCACGGCCATGCCCAGGCCGCCCCATAGCGCACCGTCCCGCGCGCGCGTCTGCGACACCGGCAGCTTGCCGTCGATCAGCCGCCGATAG
- a CDS encoding cytochrome P450, with protein sequence MRGLPLLGSALQILRDPYGWWPRQHRRLGPVFRLTLPIAGRTWIAIAGRDANELLARDGARVFSQVMTYPRAPQVLGTTAHPSFTEGPLQLHLRRQVAPGFTRQALAPHLEAIAQHLHAHVERWRPGQRLDVTAETSQMGLDAISLFASGQPLGFDAAIVRRYATVFTGVIAMSWPMALLRWPAVRRASTALDTMIERRLAEHRDREPGAHPPDYFDHLLRGSLPDGEALPERVRVVFGQMPFKNMGVYAGRVINHLLYQIVHRPEVLARVQPEIDRTFDGSPITLEALDAMAALRATLAETLRILPVAVALQRTVCEPFAFGGHRFEPGDRVFTPLSATHFLEQHFPEPQRFDIDRFIDRPSPAPYTYNPFGVGHHACVAKSVFEPLALMVVGTALRRWQLAAPYRLRTIVDALPGPWPWHRMHVVASREPRASLSA encoded by the coding sequence GTGCGCGGTCTGCCACTGCTCGGCTCGGCGCTGCAGATCCTCCGCGATCCCTACGGCTGGTGGCCGCGCCAGCACCGTCGCTTGGGGCCGGTGTTCCGACTCACGCTGCCGATCGCCGGTCGCACGTGGATCGCGATCGCCGGCCGCGATGCCAACGAGCTGCTCGCCCGCGACGGCGCGCGCGTGTTTTCGCAGGTGATGACCTACCCGCGCGCGCCGCAGGTGCTCGGCACCACCGCGCACCCGAGCTTCACCGAGGGGCCGCTGCAGCTGCACCTGCGCCGACAGGTCGCGCCCGGCTTCACACGCCAGGCGCTCGCGCCCCACCTCGAGGCCATCGCTCAGCACCTGCACGCGCACGTCGAGCGCTGGCGGCCGGGACAACGCCTCGACGTCACCGCCGAGACCTCGCAGATGGGTCTCGATGCAATCTCGCTGTTCGCGAGCGGCCAGCCGCTGGGCTTCGATGCCGCGATCGTGCGCCGCTACGCGACCGTGTTCACTGGCGTGATTGCGATGAGCTGGCCGATGGCGCTGCTGCGCTGGCCCGCGGTGCGCCGCGCGAGCACGGCGCTCGACACGATGATCGAGCGTCGCCTCGCCGAGCACCGCGATCGCGAACCCGGCGCGCACCCGCCCGACTACTTCGACCACTTGCTGCGGGGCTCGCTACCCGACGGTGAGGCGCTTCCCGAGCGCGTGCGCGTGGTGTTCGGGCAGATGCCGTTCAAGAACATGGGCGTCTACGCCGGCCGTGTGATCAACCACCTGCTCTATCAGATCGTGCATCGCCCCGAGGTGCTCGCGCGGGTGCAGCCCGAGATCGATCGCACCTTCGACGGCAGCCCCATCACACTCGAGGCGCTCGACGCGATGGCGGCCCTGCGCGCCACGCTGGCCGAGACCCTGCGGATCCTACCCGTCGCGGTCGCGCTGCAGCGAACCGTGTGCGAGCCGTTCGCGTTCGGCGGCCACCGCTTCGAGCCCGGCGATCGCGTGTTCACGCCGCTGTCGGCGACTCACTTCCTCGAGCAGCACTTCCCCGAGCCGCAGCGCTTCGACATCGATCGTTTCATCGATCGACCGAGCCCAGCGCCGTACACGTACAACCCCTTCGGCGTCGGCCACCACGCGTGCGTCGCGAAGTCGGTGTTCGAGCCCCTGGCGCTGATGGTGGTGGGCACCGCGCTGCGCCGCTGGCAGCTCGCGGCGCCGTATCGCCTGCGCACCATCGTCGATGCGCTGCCGGGACCGTGGCCCTGGCATCGCATGCACGTCGTGGCCTCGCGTGAACCTCGAGCCAGCCTCAGCGCCTGA